The Eubacteriaceae bacterium Marseille-Q4139 genome has a window encoding:
- a CDS encoding HpcH/HpaI aldolase/citrate lyase family protein yields MAEKTIHLKRTSLYASGASPVNMIQAVFYNEDVLIYDLEDSVPAVEKDAARFLVYNMVKNHRPKDKYVAIRVNGIYSEYLEEDLQAAVRANPDCIRIPKVEYAREAQDISRRIGEIEEKAGLPVGKIELICNIESYMGVINAMEIAHADPRIVAMAVSAEDLTASLKAQRTKQGLEVFYARNAVLMACRSAGIDALDIVFSDINDTDGLKEDTALAKNLGFDGKTCIHPRQIDTVNAYFTPSMKEIKYALRVLAAVEEGKKQHKGAVTLDGGMIDKPMELRALTTLAQAKAAGIRTEGMVV; encoded by the coding sequence ATGGCAGAAAAAACCATCCATTTAAAGCGCACCAGCCTCTACGCCAGCGGGGCCAGCCCCGTGAACATGATCCAGGCGGTGTTCTATAACGAAGACGTCCTGATTTACGACCTGGAGGACTCGGTTCCGGCCGTCGAAAAGGACGCGGCCCGCTTCCTCGTCTACAACATGGTGAAAAACCACAGGCCCAAAGACAAATACGTGGCAATCCGCGTCAACGGCATTTACTCGGAATATCTGGAAGAAGACCTTCAGGCCGCCGTCCGCGCAAACCCCGACTGCATCCGTATCCCCAAGGTGGAGTACGCGAGGGAAGCGCAGGACATCTCAAGACGGATCGGGGAAATCGAGGAAAAGGCCGGCCTGCCGGTGGGGAAGATTGAGCTAATCTGCAACATCGAGTCCTACATGGGCGTCATCAACGCCATGGAAATCGCCCATGCCGACCCGCGGATCGTCGCCATGGCTGTGAGCGCCGAAGACCTGACGGCCAGCTTAAAGGCCCAGCGGACGAAACAGGGGTTAGAGGTGTTCTATGCAAGGAACGCGGTGCTGATGGCCTGCCGTTCCGCCGGCATCGACGCCCTGGATATTGTATTCAGCGACATCAACGACACCGACGGCTTAAAGGAAGACACAGCCCTGGCAAAGAACCTGGGCTTTGACGGGAAGACCTGCATCCACCCGAGGCAGATCGACACGGTCAATGCCTATTTCACGCCCAGCATGAAGGAGATCAAATACGCGCTCCGCGTGCTGGCGGCCGTGGAAGAGGGAAAGAAACAGCACAAAGGCGCCGTGACCTTAGACGGCGGCATGATCGACAAGCCCATGGAGCTGCGGGCGCTGACGACCTTAGCCCAGGCGAAGGCCGCCGGGATCAGGACGGAAGGGATGGTGGTCTAG
- a CDS encoding helix-turn-helix transcriptional regulator — translation MPIIVNLDVMMAKRKISAGELAERVGITPANLSILKNNKAKAIRFSTLEAICRELDCQPGDILEYSEKE, via the coding sequence ATGCCGATTATCGTAAACCTCGACGTCATGATGGCGAAACGGAAAATTTCCGCCGGCGAGCTTGCAGAACGGGTGGGGATCACCCCGGCAAACCTCTCCATCCTGAAGAACAACAAGGCAAAGGCCATCCGCTTCTCCACACTGGAAGCCATCTGCCGCGAGCTTGACTGCCAGCCTGGGGACATTCTTGAATATTCAGAAAAGGAGTGA
- a CDS encoding TRAP transporter large permease subunit, producing the protein MNFIGIGVISLLIYIASILVINMGLKRKMAEAMMWSFLLILAIGGIFGGKDVVSLAKSGITSAAKQEVVYASMAFVFMAYMMDKTGVIGRLVEILNSVLGRLPGGSGYVSTIASALFGMVSGSGSGNASAVGSITIPWMKQSGWSTERATTIVAGNAGLGMIFPPSSSMLLLLGMEAIAAELTSNELYVGLMGAGMLVLAYRLFVVFLYAKKDGLKASASGNESFGAAFKKNASSLIIFLGIIIPLLFQMGPTGNAVKARLNASLDGSFGSISLVMWIPILMTFFTIVEGWKYLPHDFKGWKDMIKTSAPKYSEVGCLLFFAFAAASVLTKLGLQDEFTAIFESLGSYSSVLVVLLIALITTLMVGPFTGTASTTALGALSYAALRSIGLAPVACCVAFLFLVSNEGCIPPNSAPIYIASGISGLNEPSRIFKNLIFHYALPVVLLAILIMLGIIPIIGA; encoded by the coding sequence ATGAATTTTATTGGCATCGGAGTGATCTCGCTCCTCATCTATATCGCCTCGATCCTGGTTATCAACATGGGACTCAAGCGGAAGATGGCGGAGGCGATGATGTGGTCTTTCCTTCTGATTCTTGCCATCGGCGGGATATTCGGAGGAAAGGATGTGGTGTCCCTGGCAAAGTCGGGCATCACATCGGCGGCCAAGCAGGAGGTCGTATATGCCTCCATGGCCTTCGTTTTTATGGCCTATATGATGGATAAGACCGGCGTCATCGGCCGTCTTGTGGAAATTTTAAACAGTGTTTTAGGCCGCCTTCCCGGCGGTTCCGGCTATGTATCCACCATCGCCAGCGCGCTGTTCGGCATGGTGTCCGGTTCCGGTTCGGGAAACGCGTCGGCCGTCGGCTCCATCACGATCCCGTGGATGAAGCAGAGCGGCTGGAGCACCGAGCGGGCCACGACTATTGTGGCAGGAAATGCAGGACTCGGCATGATTTTCCCGCCGTCGTCGTCCATGCTTTTGCTTCTCGGAATGGAGGCCATCGCGGCCGAGCTTACCAGCAATGAGCTGTATGTGGGGCTCATGGGCGCCGGCATGCTTGTTCTGGCGTACCGCCTTTTCGTCGTATTTCTCTATGCGAAAAAGGACGGACTCAAGGCATCTGCTTCGGGGAACGAATCCTTTGGGGCGGCATTTAAGAAAAATGCGTCGTCTCTGATTATTTTCCTTGGAATCATCATCCCGCTGCTGTTTCAGATGGGCCCCACGGGAAATGCCGTCAAGGCCAGATTGAATGCGAGTCTGGACGGTTCCTTCGGCTCTATCTCCCTCGTGATGTGGATTCCGATTCTCATGACCTTCTTTACGATTGTTGAGGGCTGGAAGTATCTGCCCCATGATTTCAAGGGCTGGAAGGACATGATTAAGACCTCAGCACCGAAATACAGCGAGGTCGGCTGCCTGCTGTTCTTTGCCTTTGCGGCGGCCAGCGTCCTGACAAAGCTGGGGCTTCAGGACGAGTTTACGGCGATTTTCGAGTCCCTGGGCAGCTATTCTTCTGTCCTTGTGGTGCTTTTGATTGCACTGATTACGACGCTCATGGTTGGCCCGTTCACGGGAACCGCTTCTACGACGGCCCTCGGCGCGCTGTCCTATGCGGCACTCCGTTCCATTGGCCTGGCTCCGGTGGCCTGCTGTGTGGCGTTTCTGTTCCTTGTTTCCAACGAGGGCTGTATCCCGCCGAACTCGGCTCCGATTTACATCGCCAGCGGTATTTCCGGCTTAAACGAACCGTCGAGAATTTTTAAAAACCTGATCTTCCATTATGCGCTTCCTGTGGTGCTTTTGGCGATTCTCATCATGCTTGGGATTATCCCGATCATAGGCGCATAG
- the citC gene encoding [citrate (pro-3S)-lyase] ligase translates to MTEEFTIHEISLSFAPDRHMLEEFLKKHHLAFEDDIEAAFGVFSSDETLAGCGCCAGTLLKCFAVDESLRGQNALGSLISRLVENRFQAGFYDLFVITRPKNRDMFTACGFYPLAETEDVIMLENRKDGLERFYSRFAASDRSSANVGCIVMNCNPFTKGHLALITYAAARVELLHIFVVEENRSQFPFDVRMRLVKEGTAHLPNVKVHPSGPYMISAATFPTYFLKEGEDAAKIQSELDITLFASKIAPIFSIAKRFAGEEPLDPVTNRYNIAMAEILPRHGIAFHKIARVTAGFHGEETIISASRVRKLLKESGVTDELLALVPPCTANYLKEEYGGKS, encoded by the coding sequence ATGACCGAAGAATTTACCATACATGAAATATCCCTCTCCTTTGCGCCGGACAGGCACATGCTGGAAGAGTTCCTGAAAAAACATCACCTCGCCTTTGAAGACGACATCGAGGCCGCCTTCGGTGTCTTTTCTTCCGACGAAACGCTGGCCGGCTGCGGCTGCTGCGCCGGTACGCTTTTAAAATGCTTTGCCGTGGATGAGTCTTTGAGGGGGCAGAACGCCCTCGGAAGCCTCATATCCAGGCTCGTAGAAAACCGTTTTCAGGCCGGTTTTTATGATCTTTTCGTCATCACGCGCCCGAAAAACAGGGACATGTTCACGGCCTGCGGCTTTTATCCGCTCGCCGAAACAGAGGACGTCATCATGTTAGAAAACAGGAAGGACGGGCTGGAGCGGTTCTACTCCCGCTTTGCCGCCTCGGACCGTTCGTCCGCAAACGTCGGCTGCATCGTCATGAACTGCAACCCGTTTACGAAGGGGCATCTGGCGCTCATCACCTACGCCGCCGCCCGCGTGGAGCTGCTTCATATCTTCGTCGTGGAGGAAAACCGATCCCAGTTCCCCTTTGACGTCCGCATGCGGCTCGTAAAAGAAGGGACGGCCCATCTTCCCAATGTAAAAGTGCATCCGTCCGGCCCTTACATGATTTCTGCCGCCACCTTCCCCACCTACTTTTTAAAAGAAGGTGAAGACGCGGCAAAAATCCAGAGCGAACTGGACATCACGTTATTTGCCTCGAAGATTGCGCCGATTTTCTCCATCGCCAAGCGGTTCGCCGGCGAAGAACCTCTGGATCCCGTGACGAACCGGTACAACATCGCCATGGCGGAGATTTTGCCGCGCCACGGCATCGCCTTTCATAAAATCGCCCGCGTCACGGCTGGCTTTCACGGCGAGGAGACCATCATCAGCGCCTCCCGTGTACGAAAGCTCCTGAAAGAATCCGGCGTCACCGACGAGCTTCTGGCTCTGGTGCCGCCTTGTACGGCCAACTACTTAAAAGAAGAATACGGGGGAAAATCATGA
- a CDS encoding LysR family transcriptional regulator, producing the protein MTLRDMEYILVIAEEKSITKAASRLFVAQPALSQCVHKVERELGMPVFLRNTNGVTLTAEGQCFTEFAERTLREQKEFEKRVQDLRHAERGTIHLGLTGTQARYVLPYFLPRFKELYPHIEIVLVEASSDETENKLVKGEIDVGILHPPIIHESLDFFEISYDEMVIIPRSNSRFQPFIYFKEDETAPYLDIEFLKNEPLLLTKSWQRSRMVCEQIFQKAGLTPHIKQTSKNISTLGALAQVDYGTTIMPSKQVPAELSRRGIYKIDPLYHVPYSFFAAVLKDTYVSMATRKLLELLEELKGTF; encoded by the coding sequence ATGACGCTTCGAGATATGGAATATATACTTGTGATTGCAGAGGAAAAGAGCATAACGAAGGCGGCTTCCAGGCTTTTCGTGGCGCAGCCGGCCCTGAGCCAGTGTGTGCACAAAGTAGAGCGGGAGCTTGGGATGCCGGTCTTTTTAAGGAATACAAACGGCGTTACGCTGACGGCGGAGGGGCAGTGCTTTACGGAATTCGCAGAGCGGACGCTGCGGGAACAGAAGGAATTTGAAAAACGGGTGCAGGATTTAAGACATGCGGAGCGGGGGACGATCCATCTGGGGCTCACGGGAACGCAGGCCAGGTACGTGCTGCCGTATTTTCTGCCGCGGTTTAAGGAACTGTACCCCCATATCGAGATTGTACTGGTGGAGGCCAGCAGCGACGAGACGGAAAACAAGCTGGTGAAGGGGGAAATCGACGTGGGCATTCTCCATCCGCCGATCATCCATGAAAGCCTGGATTTTTTTGAAATCAGCTATGATGAAATGGTCATCATCCCAAGAAGCAACAGCCGTTTCCAACCCTTTATCTACTTTAAGGAAGACGAGACGGCGCCTTACCTGGATATTGAATTTTTAAAGAATGAGCCGCTTCTTCTCACAAAAAGCTGGCAGCGGAGCCGCATGGTCTGCGAGCAGATTTTTCAAAAGGCCGGGCTCACGCCCCATATTAAGCAGACATCGAAGAATATCAGCACCCTGGGCGCGCTGGCGCAGGTGGACTACGGGACGACTATCATGCCGTCCAAGCAGGTGCCGGCTGAGTTAAGCCGACGGGGCATCTATAAAATTGATCCGCTTTATCATGTCCCATATTCCTTTTTCGCAGCCGTGTTAAAGGATACGTACGTTTCCATGGCGACGCGAAAACTTTTAGAGCTTCTTGAGGAGTTAAAAGGGACGTTTTAG
- the thiE gene encoding thiamine phosphate synthase, which yields MKEKGILYLIADRKLGDEKILEALAAGLDMIQLREKNLSSAEYLRDAKWLCEKANEAGALFLVNDRLDIALACGADGVHLGQDDLPVSEAKRLAAACGRPDFIVGATAKTREQAKEAVRQGADYIGSGAWYSTSTKPDATPISDEEYLAILKEAPVPNVAIGGLTPENCGRPLSLGASGLAVAGGILGAPSVTEAVRAFRERLRKR from the coding sequence ATGAAGGAAAAAGGAATTTTATACTTGATTGCAGACAGGAAATTGGGCGATGAAAAGATTCTGGAGGCCCTTGCGGCCGGACTTGACATGATCCAGCTCCGGGAGAAGAATCTTTCGTCGGCAGAATACCTGCGGGATGCGAAATGGCTCTGCGAAAAGGCCAATGAAGCAGGCGCCCTGTTTCTCGTAAACGACAGGCTGGACATTGCCCTCGCCTGCGGCGCTGACGGCGTCCATTTGGGGCAGGACGATCTGCCGGTTTCTGAGGCAAAGCGGCTTGCGGCGGCCTGCGGCCGCCCGGATTTCATCGTGGGCGCCACGGCAAAAACAAGGGAACAGGCGAAAGAAGCCGTGCGCCAGGGCGCCGATTACATCGGAAGCGGGGCGTGGTACTCCACTTCTACGAAGCCGGATGCGACGCCGATTTCCGACGAGGAATATCTGGCGATTTTAAAAGAAGCGCCGGTTCCCAATGTGGCTATTGGCGGGCTGACGCCGGAAAATTGTGGGCGGCCGTTATCCCTTGGCGCGTCCGGCCTCGCGGTGGCAGGCGGGATTTTAGGCGCGCCGTCGGTGACGGAGGCGGTGCGGGCGTTTCGGGAACGGCTAAGGAAACGCTGA
- a CDS encoding DUF2975 domain-containing protein, whose amino-acid sequence MFWSEKQSVALTKCCIWLFIAGYVLVLFTCPFFVPVFVRLSYTAAGKDVRLFLASIYACAVPVGILLFHLRNLISAIGNEDIFTAENIKRLRLISWMCGITGIFCFLSMIYYLFWGILGCCLILMCLLIRVIKNVFARAKELKDENDFTI is encoded by the coding sequence ATGTTCTGGTCTGAAAAACAATCGGTTGCGCTTACAAAATGCTGTATCTGGCTGTTCATTGCCGGCTACGTTCTCGTCCTTTTCACCTGCCCGTTTTTTGTCCCGGTCTTCGTGCGCTTAAGCTACACCGCGGCCGGGAAAGACGTGCGGCTCTTCCTGGCGTCCATCTACGCCTGCGCCGTACCGGTTGGGATTCTCTTGTTCCATTTAAGGAACCTCATTTCCGCCATCGGGAATGAAGACATTTTCACAGCCGAAAACATCAAAAGGCTCCGGCTCATCTCCTGGATGTGCGGCATCACCGGCATCTTCTGCTTCCTCTCCATGATTTACTATCTGTTCTGGGGAATTTTGGGCTGCTGTCTGATCCTCATGTGCCTTTTAATCCGTGTCATAAAAAATGTCTTCGCCCGCGCCAAGGAACTGAAGGACGAAAACGACTTTACCATATAG
- the citX gene encoding citrate lyase holo-[acyl-carrier protein] synthase, protein MKPASVINGEPASLEEILDARSLRADRQKELLKAGGSCLISFSMNIPGAIKQFPLAEAAFETGLSEIRALIPETSVLTFEESRKKTGNEAFFLLGSEPQAVKKAMSGLEESHPLGRLFDIDVLAGDGRPLSRTELGLPPRTCLVCGENAKVCARSQAHSMELVLWRTAQILNDYFRGLSADKTAACAVRALLYEVSSTPKPGLVDRNNSGSHKDMDFFTFLDSSAALIPWFRDFFCIGWDHGDEQTEALFSRLRLAGQKAEAAMFSATGGVNTHKGLIFSFALLCGALGKVCAGNLLAGTGLPADAAEVFDLCRRLGTCSLKDFEGTGKCATAGEACYTAYKIPGARGEAAAGFPSARKIGLPALKAHLSSGWPLNDAAVLSLLTLIAEVDDTNMIHRGGLSAAMDAKKEARRLLSEISLSDFKETMEQLDQDYIRRNLSPGGCADLLAVSLLLLFLEDAGLVSEIL, encoded by the coding sequence ATGAAGCCAGCATCCGTCATAAACGGCGAGCCCGCCTCGCTGGAAGAAATTTTAGACGCCAGAAGCCTTCGGGCTGACCGGCAGAAAGAGCTTTTAAAAGCAGGCGGAAGCTGCCTCATCAGCTTTTCCATGAACATTCCCGGCGCCATCAAACAGTTTCCGTTGGCGGAAGCTGCCTTTGAAACGGGACTTTCGGAAATCCGGGCGCTCATTCCGGAAACATCCGTCCTGACGTTTGAGGAGTCCCGGAAAAAAACGGGAAACGAGGCGTTTTTCCTGCTTGGTTCTGAGCCGCAGGCCGTAAAAAAGGCCATGTCCGGGCTGGAGGAAAGTCATCCTCTGGGACGCCTTTTCGACATCGACGTGCTGGCTGGCGACGGTCGGCCGCTTTCCCGGACGGAGTTAGGGCTCCCGCCCCGCACCTGCCTTGTCTGCGGCGAAAACGCCAAGGTCTGCGCCAGGAGCCAGGCTCATTCCATGGAACTGGTTCTCTGGCGGACTGCCCAGATTTTAAACGACTATTTCCGCGGCCTCTCCGCTGACAAGACGGCGGCCTGCGCTGTGCGCGCCCTGCTCTACGAGGTTTCCTCGACGCCGAAGCCGGGCCTCGTCGACCGGAACAATTCCGGCTCCCATAAGGACATGGACTTTTTCACGTTTCTCGACAGCAGCGCCGCCCTGATTCCCTGGTTCCGGGACTTTTTCTGTATCGGCTGGGATCACGGGGACGAGCAGACGGAGGCCTTATTTTCCAGACTTCGCCTCGCGGGGCAGAAGGCTGAGGCAGCCATGTTCTCTGCCACCGGCGGCGTCAACACCCACAAGGGGCTTATTTTTTCCTTTGCCCTTCTCTGCGGTGCACTTGGAAAAGTCTGTGCCGGAAATCTTTTGGCCGGCACCGGTCTCCCGGCGGATGCCGCGGAAGTCTTCGACCTCTGCCGGCGCCTGGGGACATGTTCCCTGAAGGATTTTGAAGGAACCGGCAAATGTGCCACCGCCGGAGAGGCCTGTTATACTGCATACAAAATCCCCGGCGCCCGCGGCGAAGCGGCCGCCGGCTTTCCATCGGCAAGAAAAATCGGCCTTCCAGCCCTGAAGGCGCACCTTTCTTCCGGCTGGCCATTAAACGATGCGGCTGTCCTTTCGCTTTTAACCCTGATCGCAGAGGTGGACGACACCAACATGATCCACCGCGGCGGCCTTTCCGCTGCCATGGACGCAAAAAAAGAAGCCCGAAGGCTTCTTTCTGAAATTTCTTTGTCAGATTTTAAGGAAACGATGGAACAGTTGGATCAGGACTACATCCGCCGGAACTTAAGCCCGGGCGGATGCGCCGATCTTTTGGCTGTGAGTTTGCTCCTTTTGTTTTTGGAGGACGCGGGGTTAGTGTCAGAAATCCTTTAA
- the thiC gene encoding phosphomethylpyrimidine synthase ThiC: MNYTTQMDAARKGIITKEMELVAEKEKMTGEEIRAYVAKGQIAIPCNRLHTSIEPNGIGSMLKTKINVNLGISRDCKDMDVEVEKVNSAVKMGAESIMDLSSFGDTRTFRRRLTSECPAIIGTVPIYDAVVYYHKALKEITTEEWLDIVRMHAEDGVDFMTIHCGINRATAGRFKENKRLTNIVSRGGSIIFAWMEMTGKENPFYEHFDEILDICREYDVTLSLGDACRPGCLKDASDISQIEELVTLGELTRRAWEKDVQVIIEGPGHMPLDQIEANMRIQKEICKGAPFYVLGPLVTDIAPGYDHITAAIGGAIAAASGASFLCYVTPAEHLRLPNLQDVKEGIIASRIAAHAADIAKGVRGARDWDDEMSLARKNLDWERMFELSIDPEKARAYRAEAKPEKEDTCSMCGNFCAVRNMNRILDGEIVSIFDE; encoded by the coding sequence ATGAACTATACGACACAGATGGATGCCGCAAGGAAAGGCATCATCACAAAAGAAATGGAGCTTGTGGCCGAAAAGGAGAAGATGACCGGGGAGGAGATCCGGGCATACGTGGCCAAAGGGCAGATTGCCATCCCCTGCAACAGGCTTCATACGTCCATCGAGCCGAACGGCATCGGTTCCATGTTAAAGACAAAGATCAACGTGAACCTGGGAATTTCCAGAGACTGCAAAGACATGGACGTGGAGGTGGAGAAGGTAAACAGCGCCGTGAAGATGGGGGCGGAGTCCATCATGGATTTAAGCTCCTTCGGCGATACGCGGACGTTCCGCAGGCGCCTTACGTCGGAATGTCCGGCCATCATCGGCACGGTTCCGATTTATGACGCCGTGGTTTACTACCACAAGGCATTAAAAGAGATTACGACGGAGGAATGGCTTGACATTGTGCGGATGCATGCCGAGGACGGCGTGGACTTCATGACGATCCACTGCGGCATCAACCGGGCGACGGCCGGCCGCTTCAAGGAAAACAAGCGGCTCACGAATATCGTATCCCGCGGCGGTTCCATTATTTTTGCGTGGATGGAGATGACGGGAAAAGAAAACCCGTTTTATGAGCATTTTGACGAGATCCTGGACATCTGCCGGGAGTACGACGTGACCTTGAGCCTCGGCGACGCCTGCCGTCCGGGCTGCTTAAAGGACGCCAGCGACATTTCCCAGATTGAGGAGCTAGTGACACTCGGCGAGCTGACGAGACGCGCATGGGAAAAGGATGTGCAGGTCATCATCGAGGGGCCGGGGCACATGCCTCTTGACCAGATCGAGGCCAACATGCGGATTCAGAAAGAAATCTGCAAAGGCGCACCGTTCTATGTTTTAGGGCCTCTTGTGACGGACATTGCGCCGGGCTATGACCATATCACAGCGGCCATCGGCGGCGCCATTGCGGCGGCAAGCGGGGCTTCGTTCCTCTGCTATGTGACGCCGGCCGAGCATTTAAGGCTCCCGAACCTTCAGGACGTGAAGGAGGGCATCATCGCCTCCCGCATCGCTGCCCACGCAGCCGACATCGCAAAAGGCGTCCGCGGCGCAAGGGACTGGGATGATGAGATGAGCCTTGCCAGGAAAAATCTGGACTGGGAGCGGATGTTTGAGCTTTCCATCGACCCGGAAAAGGCCAGGGCTTACCGGGCGGAGGCGAAGCCGGAGAAGGAAGATACCTGTTCCATGTGCGGCAATTTCTGCGCCGTCCGCAACATGAACCGGATCCTGGACGGGGAGATTGTAAGTATTTTTGACGAATAA
- the thiW gene encoding energy coupling factor transporter S component ThiW yields MKITVKKTVTAAMLVALTVSLSSFAIPIGASKCYPVQHLVNVVCAVFLGPGYGVMAAFCTSFIRNLLGTGSLLAFPGSMVGAFLCGIVYQKTHKLILTYIGEVVGTGLIGGMLCFPVAALLMGKEAALFTYVMPFFMSTACGTIMAAILVGALEKAHAVEYLKGVLES; encoded by the coding sequence ATGAAAATTACAGTGAAAAAGACAGTTACGGCGGCCATGCTGGTGGCTTTAACCGTGTCCTTATCTTCCTTTGCAATTCCCATCGGGGCATCGAAATGCTATCCGGTGCAGCATCTTGTAAACGTGGTTTGTGCCGTGTTTTTAGGGCCGGGCTACGGCGTTATGGCGGCCTTCTGCACCTCGTTTATCCGGAACCTTCTGGGCACAGGAAGCTTGCTGGCATTCCCAGGAAGCATGGTTGGCGCGTTTCTATGCGGCATCGTGTACCAGAAAACCCATAAGTTAATTCTTACCTATATCGGTGAGGTTGTCGGAACGGGGCTCATCGGCGGGATGCTCTGTTTCCCGGTAGCGGCGCTTCTTATGGGAAAGGAAGCGGCGTTATTTACTTATGTCATGCCGTTTTTCATGAGTACGGCCTGCGGCACCATCATGGCGGCGATCCTCGTGGGAGCTCTGGAAAAGGCCCATGCCGTCGAGTATTTAAAAGGCGTTTTGGAGAGCTAG
- the citD gene encoding citrate lyase acyl carrier protein — translation MEIKKPAVAGTLESSDCQIVIRPNPGAGIDIGLESDVKMMFGESILETINEVLKEFDVTDASVEIRDRGALDCVIRSRMQCVICRGAEEPYDWAKEDGKSWQKKPSI, via the coding sequence ATGGAAATCAAGAAACCGGCCGTCGCCGGAACCCTGGAATCCAGCGACTGCCAGATCGTTATCCGGCCCAACCCCGGCGCCGGGATTGACATCGGGCTGGAAAGCGATGTGAAGATGATGTTTGGCGAGTCCATCCTGGAAACCATAAACGAAGTTTTAAAGGAATTTGACGTCACGGACGCCTCCGTGGAAATCCGCGACCGGGGCGCCTTAGACTGCGTGATCCGCTCCCGGATGCAGTGCGTCATCTGCCGCGGGGCGGAAGAACCTTACGACTGGGCAAAGGAGGACGGGAAATCATGGCAGAAAAAACCATCCATTTAA